A portion of the Fusobacterium perfoetens ATCC 29250 genome contains these proteins:
- the pflA gene encoding pyruvate formate-lyase-activating protein translates to MKGKIHSFESFGTVDGPGIRFVIFLQGCPLRCKFCHNPDTWDIKTSKKEMTPQEVFDEMIKYKSFFGTKGGVTVTGGEPLVQKDFLLEFFKLCKKNGVHTTLDTSGYIFDEKVKEILKYTDLVLLDIKCIDKEIYKSLTKVELENTLKFLDYLKEKNKKVWIRHVIVPTITDNDNLLETLAKYLKDYKNIIEKVELLPYHTLGVFKYEELNMEYPLKDIDALSNERLLNAKEIFKKYGF, encoded by the coding sequence ATAAAAGGAAAAATTCACTCATTTGAAAGTTTTGGAACTGTTGACGGACCAGGGATAAGATTTGTAATTTTTTTACAAGGTTGTCCCTTAAGATGTAAATTTTGCCATAATCCTGATACTTGGGATATAAAAACTTCTAAAAAAGAAATGACTCCTCAAGAGGTTTTTGATGAAATGATAAAGTATAAAAGTTTTTTTGGAACTAAGGGTGGAGTTACTGTAACAGGAGGAGAACCTCTTGTACAAAAAGATTTTTTACTTGAATTTTTTAAACTTTGTAAAAAAAATGGAGTTCACACAACTTTAGATACATCAGGATATATATTTGATGAAAAAGTAAAAGAAATCTTAAAATATACTGATTTAGTTTTATTGGATATTAAATGTATTGATAAAGAAATATATAAATCCTTAACAAAAGTTGAACTTGAAAATACTTTAAAATTCTTAGATTATCTAAAAGAAAAAAATAAAAAAGTTTGGATAAGACATGTAATTGTTCCTACAATAACTGATAATGACAATTTATTAGAAACTCTTGCTAAATATTTGAAAGATTATAAAAATATTATTGAAAAAGTAGAATTGTTACCTTACCATACTTTAGGAGTTTTTAAATATGAAGAACTTAATATGGAATATCCATTAAAAGATATAGATGCACTTTCCAATGAAAGACTTTTAAATGCAAAAGAAATATTTAAAAAATATGGTTTTTAA
- a CDS encoding queuosine precursor transporter encodes MRNELLWALMLIVNFLSIIFIYKKFGKIGLYSWIPVSTILANIQVVLLVRLFGFSTTLGNILYAGGFLVTDILAENYGKKSAQKAVQIGFFSLIVTSIIMKIAVLFVPLEEGIVMFESVKQIFDFMPRLMIASLLAYFISQSHDIWAYEFWKKKYSSTKHIWIRNNASTLVSQFIDNLVFTIVAFYGVYPFEVLKEIFIATYVIKFIVAISDTPFVYIAHYLKRNNLVEEEI; translated from the coding sequence ATGAGAAACGAACTACTTTGGGCATTGATGTTAATTGTAAATTTTTTAAGTATAATATTTATTTATAAAAAATTTGGAAAAATTGGACTTTATTCTTGGATTCCAGTTTCTACAATTTTAGCTAATATTCAAGTTGTTTTATTAGTTAGATTATTTGGTTTTAGTACTACTTTAGGAAATATTTTATATGCAGGAGGTTTTTTAGTTACAGATATATTAGCTGAAAATTATGGAAAAAAATCTGCTCAAAAAGCTGTTCAAATTGGATTTTTTTCTTTAATAGTTACTAGTATAATAATGAAAATAGCTGTTTTATTTGTTCCTCTTGAGGAGGGAATTGTTATGTTTGAAAGTGTAAAACAAATATTTGATTTTATGCCAAGACTTATGATTGCTTCCCTTCTTGCTTATTTTATTTCTCAAAGTCATGATATTTGGGCTTATGAATTTTGGAAGAAAAAATATTCTTCTACAAAACATATTTGGATAAGAAATAATGCAAGCACTTTAGTTAGCCAATTTATTGATAATCTAGTTTTTACTATAGTTGCTTTTTATGGAGTTTATCCTTTTGAAGTATTAAAAGAAATATTTATAGCCACATATGTTATTAAATTTATTGTTGCTATATCTGACACTCCTTTTGTTTACATAGCTCATTATTTAAAAAGAAACAATTTAGTAGAGGAAGAAATTTAA
- a CDS encoding ZIP family metal transporter has product MFKGIYWTFLGTTFIFLMTTLGSSMVFFFKKEIKENVQRIFLGFAAGIMISASMFGLLTPAIEQAEALGMIGWVPAVTGFLGGVFFILFLDKLIPHLHSGENKVEGVSTNLKRTSLLMTAVTLHNIPEGIAIGLSFALASQNSYEPSYLASAMGLALGIGIQNFPEGAAVSLPLRREGFSTTKAFVLGSLSGIVEPIFGIMTVFISASLENVMPWLLSFSAGAMMYVVVEELIPEANLGEHSDTGTLSVMIGFALMMILDVALG; this is encoded by the coding sequence ATGTTTAAAGGAATTTATTGGACATTTTTAGGAACCACATTTATATTTTTAATGACAACACTAGGTTCTTCTATGGTTTTTTTCTTTAAGAAAGAAATAAAAGAGAATGTTCAAAGAATATTTTTAGGATTTGCTGCTGGAATAATGATTTCTGCATCAATGTTTGGCTTACTTACTCCAGCTATAGAACAAGCTGAAGCACTTGGAATGATAGGATGGGTGCCAGCTGTTACAGGATTTTTAGGAGGAGTTTTTTTTATTTTATTTTTAGATAAATTAATTCCACATTTACATAGTGGAGAAAATAAAGTTGAAGGGGTTAGTACAAATCTTAAGAGAACTTCACTTTTAATGACTGCAGTTACTCTTCACAATATTCCTGAAGGAATAGCTATAGGACTTTCTTTTGCACTTGCTAGTCAAAATTCTTATGAACCTAGTTATTTAGCTTCAGCTATGGGATTGGCTTTAGGAATTGGAATTCAAAATTTTCCTGAAGGGGCAGCAGTATCACTCCCACTAAGAAGAGAGGGGTTTAGCACTACAAAAGCTTTTGTGTTAGGAAGTTTATCTGGAATAGTAGAACCTATATTTGGAATAATGACTGTATTTATTTCAGCATCATTAGAAAATGTTATGCCATGGTTATTATCTTTTTCAGCTGGAGCAATGATGTATGTTGTTGTAGAAGAACTTATACCAGAGGCTAATTTAGGAGAACATTCTGATACTGGAACATTAAGTGTAATGATAGGTTTTGCTTTAATGATGATATTAGATGTTGCTTTAGGATAG
- a CDS encoding DUF6941 family protein, whose product MKVKSILVAHRAQINPQLGAVDALGIFDNMIQPMFPIPMQHMSIVITIEEILKPTLFEVRLNGPEGDLITKGEFQPMVDPFGVGKKILDLEKFLIPTRGRYTIEIFEKTPDNKYKFIAENTLFIADYPPQRPFTQEEINHILADDTVIKVIRTEFQPVGYDKKIKIQHSLDKNVPVQEGYITIPEDNKLVLDGKEFDLLGLRRHLEWMFGRPLPKPEEMKQPEETKEPEENKIN is encoded by the coding sequence ATGAAAGTTAAAAGTATACTAGTTGCACATAGAGCACAAATTAATCCACAATTAGGAGCTGTTGATGCTTTAGGAATTTTTGATAACATGATTCAACCTATGTTTCCTATTCCTATGCAACACATGTCAATAGTTATAACAATAGAGGAGATTTTAAAACCAACTTTATTTGAAGTTAGATTAAATGGTCCTGAAGGAGATTTAATTACAAAAGGAGAGTTTCAACCAATGGTAGACCCATTTGGAGTAGGTAAAAAAATATTAGACCTTGAAAAATTCTTAATTCCTACAAGAGGAAGATATACAATAGAAATATTTGAGAAAACTCCAGATAATAAATATAAATTTATTGCTGAAAATACTTTATTTATTGCTGACTATCCACCTCAAAGACCTTTTACTCAAGAGGAAATTAACCATATTTTAGCAGATGATACTGTTATTAAAGTAATAAGAACAGAATTCCAACCTGTAGGATATGATAAAAAAATAAAAATTCAACATAGTCTTGATAAAAATGTTCCTGTACAAGAAGGATATATAACAATTCCTGAAGATAATAAATTAGTTTTAGATGGAAAAGAATTTGATTTATTAGGACTAAGAAGACATTTAGAATGGATGTTTGGAAGACCTCTTCCAAAACCAGAAGAAATGAAACAACCTGAAGAAACAAAAGAACCTGAAGAAAATAAAATTAACTAA
- a CDS encoding tetratricopeptide repeat protein: MDNKKMIEELIKIKEYKAALKVLLEYEEKGENSYWLYCNIGWLLGRTNEREKAITYLKKAESFEEYDENGWLCCELGWNYGGLGKYKLAEYYLKKAREYGRDDSWLNSELGWNLSRMEKVQEALYYLKKSEEMGRCDYWLNSEIGYVYEKLDNYEEALGYYKVALSLKKEDMWLTSHLGFCYEKLDKIDKAIEKFKEAEKLGRKDTWLYSQISWCLGKREKYREAIAYLIKAKELGRNDFWLNCELGWNYGKIQKYDKALFFLERAYCIDNTDGWLEGEIGWNLGRIGKHKEAIKFLENSLSKNCGNENWVYEEIGWNFAKIGNFKKSKIFYETANKKYPNENTKKALEILDEVMKNK; the protein is encoded by the coding sequence ATGGATAATAAAAAGATGATAGAAGAATTAATAAAAATAAAAGAATATAAAGCAGCTTTAAAAGTCCTATTAGAGTATGAAGAGAAAGGAGAAAATAGTTATTGGCTTTATTGTAATATAGGTTGGTTATTAGGGAGAACTAATGAAAGAGAAAAGGCTATCACATATTTAAAAAAAGCAGAAAGTTTTGAGGAATATGATGAAAATGGGTGGTTATGTTGTGAACTTGGTTGGAATTATGGAGGATTAGGAAAATATAAATTAGCTGAATATTATTTAAAAAAAGCTAGAGAATATGGAAGAGATGATTCTTGGTTAAATTCAGAACTTGGTTGGAATTTATCAAGAATGGAGAAAGTCCAAGAAGCTCTCTATTATTTAAAAAAATCTGAGGAGATGGGAAGATGTGACTATTGGTTAAATTCAGAGATAGGGTATGTTTATGAAAAATTAGACAATTATGAAGAAGCTTTAGGATATTATAAAGTAGCTCTTTCTCTAAAAAAAGAAGATATGTGGCTTACATCTCATTTAGGTTTTTGTTATGAAAAATTAGATAAAATTGATAAGGCTATAGAAAAATTTAAAGAAGCTGAAAAATTAGGAAGAAAAGATACTTGGTTATATTCTCAAATTAGTTGGTGCTTAGGAAAAAGAGAAAAGTATAGAGAAGCTATAGCATATTTAATAAAAGCTAAAGAATTAGGAAGAAATGATTTTTGGTTAAATTGTGAACTTGGCTGGAATTATGGAAAAATTCAAAAATATGATAAAGCACTTTTTTTTCTGGAAAGAGCTTATTGTATAGATAATACAGATGGTTGGTTAGAGGGAGAAATAGGATGGAATTTAGGTAGAATTGGAAAACATAAAGAAGCCATTAAGTTTTTAGAAAATTCTCTTTCAAAAAATTGTGGTAATGAAAATTGGGTTTATGAAGAAATAGGTTGGAATTTTGCTAAAATAGGAAATTTTAAAAAATCTAAAATTTTTTATGAAACTGCAAATAAAAAGTATCCAAATGAGAATACTAAAAAAGCTTTAGAAATATTGGATGAAGTTATGAAAAATAAATAG
- a CDS encoding alanine--tRNA ligase-related protein, whose protein sequence is MKTEKLFYKNQFLSSCKGILTEINEDGVIFDKTVAYPEGGGQIGDIGYLIREKTNEKIEFFNTTKIKGRNIFLEDFPSIKVENLIVHHIDKEILKTLEIGESFIIKIDTEKRARTTLHHSGLHLALMVLETIRPNIRKSIVGAKITSTYGRLDFATENKFSKDELLLIEEKSNSLIEEGLEIVTFPHKEEKEALYWQCLDYCIPCGGTHCENTKYLGKMKVKRKNIGKTSERLIIELSEIENFRNLYL, encoded by the coding sequence ATGAAAACAGAAAAATTATTTTATAAAAACCAATTTTTAAGTTCTTGTAAGGGAATATTAACTGAAATAAATGAAGATGGAGTTATATTTGACAAAACTGTTGCTTATCCTGAAGGTGGAGGACAAATTGGAGATATTGGTTATTTAATAAGAGAAAAAACTAATGAAAAAATAGAATTTTTTAATACTACAAAAATAAAAGGAAGAAATATTTTTTTAGAAGATTTTCCTAGTATAAAAGTTGAAAATTTAATAGTACATCATATTGATAAAGAGATATTAAAAACTTTAGAAATAGGGGAGTCCTTTATAATAAAAATAGATACAGAAAAAAGAGCTAGAACAACTTTACATCACTCAGGATTACATCTAGCACTTATGGTTTTAGAGACTATTCGTCCTAATATAAGAAAATCTATAGTTGGAGCCAAAATAACTTCAACTTATGGGAGATTAGATTTTGCAACAGAAAATAAATTTTCAAAAGATGAATTATTATTAATTGAAGAAAAGTCAAATAGTCTTATTGAAGAGGGATTAGAAATAGTAACATTTCCACATAAAGAAGAAAAGGAAGCGTTATATTGGCAATGTTTAGATTATTGTATTCCATGTGGAGGAACTCATTGTGAAAATACAAAATATTTAGGAAAAATGAAAGTTAAAAGAAAAAATATTGGAAAAACTTCTGAAAGATTGATTATAGAACTATCTGAGATTGAAAATTTTAGAAATTTATATTTGTAA
- a CDS encoding radical SAM protein, whose amino-acid sequence MGIRYNKINDKHQREIVLLKSFPCKYGKCSFCNYIEDNSTDENLINKTNKKVLENITGEYGVLEVINSGSVFELPDDTLKEIKRVVKEKNIHTLYFEIYYGYINLLSKIREYFSGIEIRFRMGLETFDDNFRKNIYNKNFSLNEEILKKLSTELYSVCLLVCTKGQTKEMIDNDIELGLKYFKNITINIFIDNGTVVKRDDELVKWFVKKYSYLTDDDRVELLIDNKDLGVFEQ is encoded by the coding sequence TTGGGTATTAGATACAACAAAATCAATGACAAACATCAAAGAGAAATAGTACTCTTAAAAAGTTTTCCATGTAAATATGGAAAATGTAGTTTCTGTAATTATATTGAAGATAATTCTACAGATGAAAATTTAATTAATAAAACTAATAAAAAAGTTTTAGAAAATATTACAGGTGAATATGGAGTTTTGGAAGTTATAAACTCTGGCTCTGTATTTGAATTACCTGATGACACTTTGAAAGAAATAAAAAGAGTTGTAAAAGAAAAAAATATTCATACTCTCTATTTTGAAATTTATTATGGTTATATAAATTTACTTTCTAAAATAAGAGAATATTTTTCTGGAATAGAAATAAGATTTAGAATGGGATTAGAAACTTTTGATGATAATTTTAGAAAAAATATTTATAATAAAAATTTTTCTTTAAATGAAGAAATTTTAAAAAAATTAAGTACTGAACTTTATTCTGTCTGCCTTTTAGTTTGTACTAAAGGACAAACTAAAGAGATGATTGATAATGATATTGAATTAGGTTTAAAATATTTTAAAAATATAACCATAAATATATTTATTGATAATGGAACTGTAGTAAAAAGAGATGATGAACTTGTTAAATGGTTTGTCAAAAAATATTCTTATTTAACTGATGATGATAGAGTAGAACTTTTAATCGATAACAAAGATTTAGGTGTTTTTGAACAATAA
- the pflB gene encoding formate C-acetyltransferase has protein sequence MKAWNGFKGELWKREINVRNFIQNNYTPYEGDDTFLKGSSEKTKKVWDKLTELLAEERKRGVYDAETKKPQAIDAYGPGYIDKESEVIVGVQTDVPLKRGIYPKGGLRVVEKALKAYGFEIDPMTEEIFTRYRKCHNEGVFQVYTDEMKACRSAGIITGLPDAYGRGRIIGDYRRVALYGIDRLIEDKEQQMKLLEIAELDDETIRRREEIADQISEMKKFVKMCASYGFDVTKPASNAKEAVQFVYFAYLAVTKDQDGAATSLGRTSTFLDIYIERDLQNGVITEEEAQELIDQFIIKLRIIRFLRAPEYNELFSGDPTWVTESVGGQGVDGRTLVTKNSFRYLNTLYNLGPAPEPNLTVLWSVNSPENWKKFCSKVSINTSAIQYENDDLMRPDLGDDYGIACCVSPMQIGKGMEFFGARANLAKCLLYAINGGRDEKSGKQVGPKYQGAVGEYLDFDDVMEKFDRMMKWLSGVYVNALKIIHYMHDKYAYEAFAMALHDLNIRRTQATGIAGLSIVADSLAAIKNAKVKVVRDETGLIVDFIREGEYVPYGNNNKETDDLAVMVVEKFMNHLRAHETYRNSVPTQSVLTITSNVVYGKKTGNTPDGRLGGTPFAPGANPMNGRDTNGALASLLSVAKLPFHHAEDGISYTFAITPAALGKSDEERINNLIGLLDGYFTPEGGQHLNVNVFNRELLEDAMEHPEKYPQLTIRVSGYAVNFIKLTREQQLDVLSRTINQRM, from the coding sequence ATGAAAGCATGGAATGGTTTTAAAGGAGAGCTTTGGAAAAGAGAAATTAATGTAAGAAACTTTATCCAAAATAACTATACCCCTTATGAAGGAGACGATACTTTCTTAAAAGGTAGCTCTGAAAAAACTAAAAAAGTTTGGGACAAATTAACAGAACTTCTTGCTGAAGAAAGAAAAAGAGGAGTTTATGATGCTGAAACTAAAAAGCCTCAAGCTATAGATGCTTATGGACCAGGATATATAGATAAGGAATCTGAAGTAATTGTTGGAGTACAAACAGATGTTCCTTTAAAAAGAGGAATTTATCCAAAAGGTGGGTTAAGAGTAGTTGAAAAAGCTCTTAAAGCTTATGGATTTGAAATAGACCCAATGACAGAAGAAATTTTTACAAGATATAGAAAATGTCATAATGAAGGAGTTTTCCAAGTATATACTGATGAAATGAAAGCTTGTAGAAGTGCTGGAATAATTACAGGACTTCCTGATGCTTATGGAAGAGGAAGAATCATAGGAGATTATAGAAGAGTAGCTCTTTATGGAATAGACAGACTTATAGAAGATAAAGAACAACAAATGAAACTTCTTGAAATAGCTGAGTTAGATGATGAAACTATTAGAAGAAGAGAAGAGATTGCTGACCAAATTTCTGAAATGAAAAAATTTGTAAAAATGTGTGCTTCATATGGTTTTGATGTTACTAAACCAGCATCTAATGCAAAAGAAGCTGTACAATTTGTATATTTTGCTTATTTGGCTGTTACAAAAGACCAAGATGGAGCTGCTACATCTTTAGGAAGAACTTCTACATTCTTAGATATATATATTGAAAGAGATTTACAAAATGGAGTAATTACAGAAGAAGAAGCTCAAGAATTAATTGACCAATTTATCATTAAATTAAGAATAATTAGATTTTTAAGAGCTCCTGAATACAATGAATTATTCTCTGGAGACCCTACTTGGGTAACAGAATCTGTTGGAGGACAAGGAGTAGATGGAAGAACTTTAGTTACTAAAAACTCTTTCAGATATTTAAATACTTTGTATAATTTAGGACCAGCACCAGAACCAAACTTAACAGTTTTATGGTCTGTAAATTCTCCTGAAAATTGGAAAAAATTCTGTTCAAAAGTTTCTATAAATACTTCAGCTATTCAATATGAAAATGATGATTTAATGAGACCTGATTTAGGTGATGATTATGGAATAGCATGTTGTGTTTCTCCAATGCAAATTGGAAAAGGAATGGAATTCTTTGGAGCTAGAGCAAACTTAGCAAAATGTTTACTATATGCTATTAATGGTGGAAGAGATGAAAAATCAGGAAAACAAGTTGGACCAAAATATCAAGGAGCAGTTGGAGAATATTTAGACTTTGATGATGTAATGGAAAAATTTGATAGAATGATGAAATGGCTTTCTGGAGTATATGTAAATGCTCTAAAAATAATTCACTATATGCATGATAAATATGCTTATGAAGCTTTTGCTATGGCTTTACATGATTTAAATATAAGAAGAACTCAAGCTACAGGAATAGCTGGACTTTCAATAGTTGCTGACTCACTAGCTGCTATTAAAAATGCAAAAGTAAAAGTAGTAAGAGATGAAACAGGACTTATTGTTGACTTTATTAGAGAAGGAGAATACGTCCCTTATGGAAATAATAATAAAGAAACAGATGATTTAGCTGTAATGGTAGTAGAAAAGTTTATGAATCATTTAAGAGCCCATGAAACTTATAGAAATTCTGTTCCTACTCAATCTGTTTTAACTATTACTTCAAATGTAGTTTATGGTAAAAAAACAGGAAATACTCCAGATGGAAGACTAGGTGGAACACCATTTGCTCCAGGAGCTAACCCTATGAATGGAAGAGATACTAATGGAGCTTTAGCTTCTTTATTATCAGTAGCAAAATTACCATTCCACCATGCTGAAGACGGAATATCTTATACTTTTGCTATAACTCCAGCAGCACTTGGAAAATCTGATGAGGAAAGAATAAACAACTTAATAGGACTATTAGATGGATACTTTACTCCTGAAGGTGGACAACATCTAAATGTCAATGTATTCAATAGAGAATTATTAGAAGATGCTATGGAACATCCTGAAAAATATCCTCAACTTACAATCAGAGTTTCTGGTTATGCTGTAAACTTCATAAAACTTACTAGAGAACAACAACTTGATGTATTATCAAGAACTATTAATCAAAGAATGTAA
- a CDS encoding flavodoxin gives MKTGIFYGSTTGVTEDIAKRVGDLLGADVYEASEINKVDEYEFVIFATSTWGMGDLQDSWMDAIETLKTKNLSGKKVGLIGVGDQFGFGDTFVDGIGEIYNVVNEIGGNVVGKTSINGYEFSNSRAVVDDEFVGLVIDENNQSDLTEERINKWVESVK, from the coding sequence ATGAAGACAGGAATTTTTTATGGAAGTACTACAGGAGTTACAGAGGACATAGCAAAAAGAGTTGGAGATTTATTAGGAGCTGATGTATATGAAGCTTCTGAAATAAATAAAGTTGATGAATATGAATTTGTAATATTTGCTACTTCTACTTGGGGAATGGGGGATTTACAAGATAGTTGGATGGATGCTATTGAAACTTTAAAAACTAAAAATCTTTCAGGAAAAAAAGTAGGATTAATAGGTGTTGGTGACCAATTTGGATTTGGGGATACATTTGTAGATGGAATAGGAGAAATATATAATGTTGTAAATGAAATAGGTGGAAATGTTGTAGGAAAAACTTCTATAAATGGGTATGAGTTTTCTAACTCAAGAGCAGTAGTAGATGATGAATTTGTTGGCCTTGTAATAGATGAAAATAATCAAAGTGATTTAACAGAAGAAAGAATTAATAAATGGGTTGAGAGTGTGAAATAA
- a CDS encoding DUF2023 family protein, producing the protein MSIEKRRELDVFIHMIYELDKGVRILSLLTTSYDNEEVIREKLEECGYDYMIEYLNEKMINVYFGNRDSIKVVKSFNKSSLSHLSPEEDFILGVLLGYNTEKQCQRYLNRKIA; encoded by the coding sequence ATGAGTATAGAAAAAAGAAGAGAATTAGATGTTTTTATACACATGATTTATGAACTAGATAAAGGTGTTAGAATATTATCTCTTCTTACCACTTCTTATGATAACGAAGAAGTTATTAGAGAAAAGTTAGAAGAGTGTGGTTATGACTATATGATAGAATACTTAAATGAAAAAATGATTAATGTATATTTTGGAAATAGAGACTCAATAAAAGTAGTAAAAAGTTTTAATAAATCTTCTTTATCTCATTTATCTCCTGAAGAAGATTTTATACTTGGAGTTTTATTAGGATATAATACAGAAAAACAATGTCAACGATATTTAAATAGAAAAATTGCATAA